One region of Corynebacterium capitovis DSM 44611 genomic DNA includes:
- a CDS encoding lytic transglycosylase domain-containing protein yields MTYHGHDNRQPSRVRAGCGCAGIVGVVTAIVLIVALTGWLFSIFKSPIVNTSRQLVPTDVPPAAGQEPPRIDVHASGRTSNNLAAWAAPIAEATSIDAQAVRAYGNAALIAAESWPACQLSWNTLAGLGWVETRHGTYTGRTFDSAALDDNGFVQPAIIGPALNGTNGFALVRDTDGGQIDGDTEYDHAAGPMQFIPESWQRYGRDANGDGQADPQQIDDAALGAANLLCADGRDLATAQGWQDAIFSYNLSNDYVVKVRDAAANYALNQPAHR; encoded by the coding sequence ATGACCTACCACGGGCACGACAATCGCCAACCCAGCCGCGTCCGCGCTGGCTGCGGGTGTGCCGGGATTGTGGGGGTTGTGACCGCAATCGTGCTCATCGTCGCGCTTACCGGTTGGCTCTTTTCGATCTTCAAAAGCCCGATCGTGAACACGAGCAGGCAGCTGGTTCCCACCGACGTACCCCCCGCCGCAGGGCAGGAGCCCCCTCGTATCGACGTCCACGCGTCCGGCCGCACCTCGAACAACCTGGCCGCGTGGGCCGCCCCGATCGCAGAGGCCACCAGCATCGACGCGCAAGCCGTCCGCGCCTACGGCAACGCCGCGCTCATTGCCGCGGAGTCGTGGCCCGCGTGTCAGTTAAGCTGGAACACGCTTGCCGGCCTGGGCTGGGTGGAAACACGCCACGGAACCTACACGGGCCGCACCTTTGACTCGGCGGCGTTGGATGACAACGGGTTTGTCCAACCGGCCATCATCGGCCCAGCACTGAACGGAACGAACGGTTTTGCGCTGGTGCGCGATACCGATGGTGGCCAAATCGACGGCGACACCGAGTACGACCATGCGGCGGGGCCGATGCAGTTCATCCCCGAATCCTGGCAGCGCTACGGCCGGGACGCGAACGGCGACGGGCAGGCCGACCCGCAGCAGATCGACGACGCAGCTCTCGGGGCCGCAAACTTGTTGTGCGCGGACGGCCGAGACTTGGCCACCGCACAGGGATGGCAAGACGCCATCTTCTCCTACAACCTCTCCAACGATTACGTGGTGAAGGTGCGCGACGCGGCGGCGAATTATGCCCTGAACCAGCCCGCCCACCGTTAA
- the eno gene encoding phosphopyruvate hydratase encodes MADIIHAFAREILDSRGNPTVEAEVFLDDGSRGIAGVPSGASTGQHEAHELRDGDERYGGKGVLKAVDNVNEEIVDAIAGLEADDQRLIDQAMIELDGTENKNRLGANAILGVSMAVAKAAAESAELPLYRYVGGPNAHLLPVPMMNIVNGGAHADSGVDVQEFMIAPIGAESFAEALRMGAEVYHALKSVVKAKGLSTGLGDEGGFAPSVGSTKEALDLIVEAVEKSGYSLGEDVALALDVASSEFYEDGVYNFEGGSHTAEEMIRVYAELIEQYPIVSIEDPLNEDDWEGYTRLTAEIGDKVQIVGDDFFVTNPARLKEGIERKAANALLVKVNQIGTLTETFDAVDLAHRNGYRTMMSHRSGETEDTTIADLAVALGCGQIKTGAPARSERVAKYNRLLRIEQELGEAAVYAGRSAFPRFSK; translated from the coding sequence GTGGCTGACATCATTCATGCTTTTGCCCGCGAGATCCTGGATTCCCGTGGCAACCCCACAGTTGAAGCCGAGGTGTTCCTCGACGACGGCTCGCGCGGCATCGCCGGTGTCCCCTCCGGCGCCTCCACCGGCCAGCACGAGGCCCACGAGCTGCGCGACGGCGACGAGCGTTACGGCGGCAAGGGTGTCCTCAAGGCAGTAGACAACGTCAACGAGGAGATCGTTGACGCCATCGCTGGCCTCGAGGCCGACGACCAGCGCCTCATCGACCAAGCCATGATCGAGCTGGACGGCACCGAAAACAAGAATCGCCTCGGCGCGAATGCGATCCTGGGCGTATCTATGGCCGTCGCTAAGGCTGCTGCTGAGTCGGCTGAGCTGCCGCTCTACCGCTATGTCGGCGGCCCGAACGCGCACCTGCTCCCGGTGCCGATGATGAACATCGTTAACGGCGGCGCGCACGCCGACTCCGGGGTCGACGTGCAGGAGTTCATGATCGCCCCGATCGGCGCGGAGTCCTTCGCGGAGGCCCTGCGCATGGGGGCCGAGGTGTACCATGCCCTGAAGTCTGTGGTGAAGGCCAAGGGCCTGTCCACCGGCCTCGGTGACGAGGGTGGCTTCGCCCCCTCCGTCGGTTCGACGAAGGAAGCTCTGGACCTGATTGTGGAGGCCGTCGAGAAGTCCGGCTACTCCCTCGGCGAGGACGTCGCCCTCGCCCTCGATGTCGCCTCCTCGGAGTTCTACGAGGATGGCGTGTACAACTTCGAAGGCGGCAGCCACACTGCCGAGGAGATGATCAGGGTCTACGCCGAGCTCATCGAGCAGTACCCGATCGTGTCCATCGAGGATCCGCTCAACGAGGACGATTGGGAGGGCTACACCCGCCTGACCGCGGAGATCGGCGACAAGGTGCAGATTGTTGGGGACGACTTCTTCGTCACCAACCCGGCCCGCCTCAAGGAGGGCATCGAGCGCAAGGCTGCGAACGCCCTGCTGGTGAAGGTCAACCAGATCGGCACCCTGACCGAGACGTTCGACGCCGTTGACCTCGCCCACCGCAATGGCTACCGCACGATGATGTCGCACCGCTCCGGCGAAACCGAGGACACCACCATCGCCGACCTCGCCGTCGCCCTCGGCTGCGGCCAGATTAAGACCGGCGCGCCTGCCCGCTCCGAGCGTGTGGCCAAGTACAACCGCCTTCTCCGCATCGAGCAGGAGCTCGGCGAGGCCGCGGTGTACGCCGGCCGCTCCGCGTTCCCTCGCTTTAGCAAGTAG
- a CDS encoding FtsB family cell division protein: MSTLASEPGPERKPGRRTDRRPRRPVTRVPVASRDRERAEAKKNRKRRVPFEGDIVSLTIVMAVVLAVLLAVAVPLRNYYEGRSEIARLNDSIAALEDRKAALESDIAKYQDPEYVKQEARRRLGMIEPGETAWRVIDPRMTTDSSFTADDAPDTRSWVQVMWDSLREVE, from the coding sequence ATGAGCACCCTCGCTTCCGAACCCGGCCCCGAACGCAAGCCTGGCCGCCGCACCGACCGACGCCCCCGCCGCCCCGTAACGCGGGTGCCTGTGGCGTCGCGCGATCGCGAGCGCGCGGAAGCGAAGAAGAACCGGAAGCGACGCGTCCCCTTCGAGGGTGACATCGTGAGCCTGACGATCGTGATGGCAGTGGTTCTCGCCGTTTTGCTGGCTGTCGCGGTGCCCCTGCGCAATTACTACGAGGGCAGGAGCGAAATCGCCCGCCTGAACGATTCGATTGCGGCTCTGGAGGACCGCAAGGCTGCTTTAGAGAGCGACATTGCGAAGTACCAGGACCCCGAGTACGTCAAGCAGGAGGCGCGGCGTCGGCTGGGGATGATCGAGCCAGGCGAAACCGCATGGCGGGTCATCGACCCCCGCATGACTACCGACTCAAGCTTCACCGCCGACGACGCGCCCGATACACGCTCCTGGGTCCAGGTGATGTGGGACAGCCTGCGGGAAGTGGAGTAG
- a CDS encoding DUF501 domain-containing protein has translation MTVSPADLDAVLHQLGRPPRGVLAIAYRTPDGQPAVVTTAPKLDDGTPFPTLYYLTDPRLTAEASRLEVAQVMKWMESRLATDEALAADYRHAHEHYLAKRNAIEDLGTDFSGGGMPERVKCLHVLIAYALAEGPGHFRLGTEAVALAAEHGKLRGTAIPSDWPTLDELGITLDEAGEGLR, from the coding sequence ATGACCGTCAGCCCAGCAGACCTCGACGCCGTCCTACACCAGCTCGGCCGCCCGCCGCGCGGCGTGCTCGCCATCGCCTATCGCACCCCCGACGGCCAGCCGGCGGTGGTAACAACGGCACCCAAGCTCGACGACGGCACCCCGTTCCCTACGCTCTACTACCTCACCGACCCCCGCCTCACCGCGGAGGCGAGCCGCCTCGAGGTGGCGCAGGTGATGAAGTGGATGGAGTCGCGCCTTGCAACCGACGAGGCGCTGGCCGCGGACTATCGCCACGCCCACGAACACTACTTGGCCAAGCGCAACGCCATCGAGGACCTGGGTACGGACTTCTCGGGCGGTGGAATGCCCGAGCGCGTAAAGTGCTTGCACGTGCTCATCGCATACGCGCTCGCGGAAGGCCCCGGCCACTTCCGCCTCGGCACCGAGGCCGTGGCGCTGGCGGCGGAGCACGGCAAGCTTCGCGGCACGGCGATCCCGTCGGATTGGCCCACCCTCGATGAGCTCGGCATCACTCTCGACGAGGCAGGGGAGGGGTTGCGATGA
- a CDS encoding Ppx/GppA phosphatase family protein codes for MNAPLRLAGVDCGTNSIRLLICELSEDGTLKELTRQNTIVRLGQGVDETGRIAPEAIERTRVALVAYVDTMQALGVTRVRMVATSAMRDAANKEDFYGMTRALLGRVELGKHADVISGEEEAALSYAGATADMDPARGPFCVIDLGGGSTEFVVSQRAVSTRMGCVRLTERFMRSDPPTTAETDEARAYVREALNEAAPLFDGVRTFIGCAGTFTTLSALTQRLESYDPARIHMSELLVDDLLATTTTLRAQTTEQRRANPVVHPGRADVIAAGSVVVEEIVALARERAGAHSIVISEKDILDGIVASLT; via the coding sequence ATGAATGCTCCCCTTCGCCTCGCCGGGGTCGACTGCGGCACCAATTCCATCCGCCTGCTTATCTGCGAGTTATCCGAGGACGGCACCCTCAAGGAGCTGACCAGGCAGAACACTATCGTCCGCCTCGGACAGGGAGTCGACGAGACAGGCAGGATCGCCCCAGAAGCCATCGAACGCACCCGCGTTGCCCTCGTGGCCTACGTGGACACCATGCAGGCACTGGGCGTCACGCGAGTGCGGATGGTGGCCACCTCCGCGATGCGGGACGCAGCGAACAAGGAGGACTTCTACGGCATGACGCGCGCGTTACTCGGCCGCGTCGAGTTGGGCAAGCACGCCGACGTGATCAGCGGGGAAGAGGAGGCCGCCCTGTCCTACGCCGGTGCGACGGCGGATATGGACCCAGCGCGCGGGCCCTTCTGCGTCATTGATTTAGGCGGGGGCTCGACGGAGTTCGTCGTTAGCCAGCGGGCCGTGTCGACGAGGATGGGGTGCGTGCGGTTAACGGAGCGGTTCATGCGCTCAGACCCGCCCACGACCGCGGAAACAGACGAGGCAAGGGCGTACGTGCGCGAGGCCCTAAACGAGGCCGCGCCACTCTTCGACGGCGTACGCACGTTTATCGGCTGCGCCGGCACCTTCACCACGCTCTCCGCGCTAACCCAGCGCCTGGAAAGCTACGACCCCGCGCGGATCCACATGTCGGAGCTTCTTGTCGACGACCTCCTCGCCACCACCACAACCCTTCGTGCGCAGACCACCGAGCAGCGCCGCGCTAACCCCGTCGTTCACCCCGGCCGGGCGGACGTGATCGCGGCGGGATCGGTTGTCGTCGAGGAAATCGTGGCGCTCGCTCGCGAAAGGGCAGGCGCGCACAGCATCGTGATCAGCGAGAAGGACATCCTCGACGGGATCGTGGCCAGCCTGACTTAG
- a CDS encoding AbgT family transporter, which produces MAGSTSPKENDAKQPKEPAGFLGTVEKIGNKLPDPFWLFVILSGVVAVTSWVGARIGMSAQDPGSGETVHVESLLTAENISKMVTEAVNNFITFPPLGVILSVMLGVAVAEQTGLLSAMIRAMVNKVGPKMLTFMVALAGVTGSVASDAIYVIIIPLGAMAFFAVGRSPIVGAMVAFAASSAGFNASLILNITDLLLAGISTSAAHIVDPEYTVSPLANIFFVIPSAVVLSLIITAVTEIFVDKKACQLIDHDDIEEHELSFANATAGDSPDDANEEDLELSPTESKALKAAGLALLAFVAVFFLLLLVPGSPLASQEESFLESPLITAIAVPIALGFFLCGLTYGLVAGTISSSADIPDMMATGLKSLLPMLVLFFAVSQFLAWFQWSNLGSWTAIRGAELLQRWDLPVVVLFAGFVLMVAVINLLLTSGSAQWALMAPVVIPMMMFVGVSPEVTQMLFRIGDSPTNIITPMSPYFALALTFLQRYYKKAGVGTLMSLALPYSLAMVTGWFIFFLIWYYAGIPLGPGAPMHFEL; this is translated from the coding sequence ATGGCAGGATCTACGTCCCCGAAAGAAAACGACGCGAAGCAGCCGAAGGAGCCCGCGGGTTTCCTCGGCACCGTGGAGAAGATCGGCAACAAGCTGCCGGACCCCTTCTGGCTCTTTGTCATCCTCTCCGGTGTGGTCGCGGTGACGTCGTGGGTCGGCGCGCGCATCGGTATGTCCGCGCAGGACCCCGGTTCGGGCGAGACGGTACACGTGGAGTCGCTGCTGACCGCGGAGAACATCTCGAAGATGGTCACGGAGGCCGTGAACAACTTCATCACCTTCCCGCCGCTGGGCGTGATCCTCTCGGTGATGCTGGGCGTAGCCGTCGCCGAGCAGACGGGCCTGCTCTCCGCGATGATCCGGGCGATGGTGAACAAGGTTGGCCCGAAGATGCTCACCTTTATGGTGGCGCTCGCGGGCGTGACCGGCTCGGTGGCCTCCGACGCCATCTACGTCATCATCATCCCGCTGGGTGCGATGGCGTTCTTTGCGGTGGGCCGCTCCCCGATCGTCGGCGCGATGGTGGCCTTCGCAGCCAGCTCCGCCGGCTTCAACGCCTCGCTCATTTTGAACATCACGGACCTGCTGCTGGCGGGCATCTCCACCTCGGCGGCGCACATCGTGGACCCCGAGTACACGGTGTCCCCGCTGGCGAACATCTTCTTTGTCATCCCCTCGGCGGTCGTGCTCTCGCTGATCATCACCGCGGTGACGGAGATATTCGTGGACAAGAAGGCGTGCCAGCTCATCGACCACGATGACATCGAGGAGCACGAGCTCTCCTTCGCCAACGCCACCGCGGGCGACTCCCCGGATGACGCCAACGAGGAGGACCTCGAGCTCTCCCCCACCGAGTCCAAGGCCCTCAAGGCCGCGGGCCTGGCCCTGCTGGCCTTTGTGGCAGTGTTCTTCCTCCTGTTGCTCGTGCCGGGCTCTCCGCTGGCCAGCCAGGAGGAGAGCTTCCTGGAGTCGCCGCTGATCACCGCGATCGCGGTGCCGATCGCCCTCGGTTTCTTCCTCTGCGGCCTGACCTACGGCCTGGTCGCGGGAACGATCAGCTCCAGCGCGGACATCCCCGACATGATGGCCACCGGCCTGAAATCGCTGTTACCGATGCTCGTGCTCTTCTTCGCGGTCTCCCAGTTCCTCGCCTGGTTCCAGTGGTCCAACCTGGGCTCGTGGACCGCGATCCGCGGCGCGGAGCTGTTGCAGCGCTGGGACCTGCCCGTCGTGGTGCTCTTCGCGGGTTTCGTGCTCATGGTCGCGGTGATCAACCTGCTGCTCACCTCGGGCTCCGCGCAGTGGGCACTTATGGCGCCGGTGGTAATCCCGATGATGATGTTCGTCGGCGTCTCCCCCGAGGTTACGCAGATGCTCTTCCGCATCGGCGACTCCCCCACCAACATCATCACCCCGATGTCGCCCTACTTCGCGCTGGCGCTCACCTTCCTGCAGCGCTACTACAAGAAGGCAGGCGTGGGCACCCTTATGTCGCTGGCACTGCCCTACTCTCTGGCGATGGTCACCGGCTGGTTTATCTTCTTCCTCATCTGGTACTACGCGGGCATCCCCCTCGGCCCCGGCGCGCCGATGCACTTCGAGCTTTAG